Below is a window of Zygotorulaspora mrakii chromosome 3, complete sequence DNA.
TACATATCAACtcgtttgaaaaagttaaACCTGGCATTAAacctttctttttcagccAGAATATAGCTGCAAATGAACCtgagaagaaaataccTTCAATTGCAGCAAATGCAACCAATCTTTCGGCAAAGATGGCATCCTCATCTTTGATCCATCTGATTGCCCACTCggctttttcttttatctgtggtatattttcaattgcattgaaaaggaaatcgCTCTCCTTTGGATCCTTGATGTATGTATCAATCAACAAAGAATAAGTCTCTGAGTGGATGTTTTCCATCATAATTTGGAAACCGTAAAAGCATTTTGCCTCTGGTATTTGAACCTCTGCGGAAAAGTTCTCGACTAAATTTTCGTTTACAATACCATCAGATGCAGCGAAGAATGCTAAAACTctggaaatgaaaaacctttcattctcattcATTCTATTGTTCCAATCGTGGATATCTTTTGACAAATCGATCTCCTCAGCAGTCCAGAACGACGCCTCGGCTCTCTTGTAAGCTTGCCAAATTTCATGGTACTTGATTGGGAACAGAACAAATCTACGTTTGTTTTCCACCAAGATTGGTTCATCCTTTTCCATTTCCTTTAGCTTGTGGCGATGAACTTGAtgagatttcaagaattgagCGTGCTCCAAAGCTGCCTTTGACAATCTCAAATCTAAAGacttttgttcttcttcgaTACTCTTTGCCTCGTGTACTCTGCTACCTTCAGGCAAAGCTTCTAGAGAAGACTgtaaattttttgcatcTTTCAGTTCCAAATCAGATAATGCACTAGCAGCGACCTTTGATGGAGTTTCCTTAACCATGGTATAGCAGTAGTAGTCTAAATTCTATATGTGCGTCTTCTGTATGTCTATAACCTGTGTGTCTAAGAGAACACCCCAAGAAAAGTAATGAATTCGAGTTTAAACACTTTATATCAAGCAACCGAGTGTAAGTAGGATACACTGATGCCCAGAATGATAATTCAAAACCCTTCCGACTTTATCTTGTTGCAGcacgaaaagaaaaaaagtgatttgacaaaaaatcATGTTATAATCTGACgagacaaaaaaaagggATTCAGCTATCTAATCAACCTTTTATACGCAAGATCAAGATGAAATAAATCTACATTATGATACAATAATAGGCACGAAGCTTAAACTTACCATCGATTACATTGTCTTGTTGTTATTTACATGTTTACATGTTGACGTTTCTTACCATCCACCTCTTGGCCATCTAGATGGTGTTTTCAGAGGCTTCGCAGGACACGACTACATCGCGGAACGCATTAAGTACTGTGAAACATCCCAAGATCATTGCTCTGCGTATTGGGCAGCCACAAACATGCACATTCATGCTATCTTGACATAATGAACGCACTAATACTTTTTTCCGCCTGTAGCACTTATTCCTAGTAGGTAGCGTTGTTCTCGATTTACCCTGCTGCTCTAAATCATTAACGATTTGACAAAGCAGCTCGTCAGGTGAGAActgaaagtgatgaaaCTTTGTGCTACAGCGCGGTGCACGGAACTAAGGTTTACAGTGCTAGTCGTTTAGGTCGTAATTCGCAAAAAACGCGTAAGCTGCTGACAACGCGTCAAGAGGCGCACGTCAACGCGTTACGCGACGCCACCCCTTGACGCGTCTTTTCGCGTCGCGTTTGGATCTTAGACGCTGGCAAAGCTGCTCAGCATGagatggaaaaaattgtgGTTGCTAAGAGATTCGAACTCTTGCATCTTACGATACCTGAGGATTCCTAAGTGTGACAGTTTGCTGCACACAAGATTCGAACCGAGGCTCTACATGAATCTTGAATCAGGCGCCTTAGACCGCTCGGCCAAACAACCATTTTATTGCGATTGAGAATAAGGTGGGTTAGCATCTTATACTTTTGAGGCCGTGTCACACTTTATATTTCGGTTTTCTTATAACCTGACTATTTCTGTTACTATTGTCGTAGATAAGCTCTCGTGATGTACTTTTTGAGCAAGCGGGTTTCCCTCGTGCAGAGGGCTTAAGTGAACTTTGAAGTTGTTGGCACTAGCTTGTACCTGACCGTTCGCGCTTATTGAAGCATCAGGAGGATCACGAGGGGGAATTTTCAC
It encodes the following:
- the RNR4 gene encoding ribonucleotide-diphosphate reductase subunit RNR4 (similar to Saccharomyces cerevisiae RNR4 (YGR180C) and RNR2 (YJL026W); ancestral locus Anc_5.179), with the translated sequence MVKETPSKVAASALSDLELKDAKNLQSSLEALPEGSRVHEAKSIEEEQKSLDLRLSKAALEHAQFLKSHQVHRHKLKEMEKDEPILVENKRRFVLFPIKYHEIWQAYKRAEASFWTAEEIDLSKDIHDWNNRMNENERFFISRVLAFFAASDGIVNENLVENFSAEVQIPEAKCFYGFQIMMENIHSETYSLLIDTYIKDPKESDFLFNAIENIPQIKEKAEWAIRWIKDEDAIFAERLVAFAAIEGIFFSGSFAAIFWLKKKGLMPGLTFSNELICRDEGLHTDFACLLFAHLKNQPEPSIIEKIITEAVEIEKRYFIDALPVSLLGMNADLMNQYVEFVADRLLVAFGNEKYFNVTNPFDFMENISLAGKTNFFEKRVSDYQKAGVIAKSSNQESEGGAFTFDEDF